The genomic interval AGGCCGACCACGATCACATCGGCCGAGGTGAAGCGGGTCATCATGCCCAGCAGCGTCGACTTGCCGACGCCCGAGCCGGCGAACAGGCCCACGCGCTGGCCGCGGCCGATCGGCAGCAGCGCGTTGATCGCGCGCACGCCCACGTCCAGGGGCTGGGTGATCGGCTCGCGCGCCAGCGGGTTGATCGATACGCCGGCCATGCCGACCGTGCCTTCGGCGCGGATCGGGCCCTTGCCGTCGAGCGGCACGCCGTCGCTGTCGATCACCCGCCCGAGCAGGCCTTCGCCGATCTCCACGCCACCGCGGCGCTGCAGCGGCACGACGCGGGCATTGGGCAGCAGGCCGTGCAGTTCGGCGCTGGGCATCAGCGAGGTGCGCTCGCCGGCAAAGCCCACGACCTCGGCCTCGACCCAGCCGCCATCGGCGACCTCGACGCGGCAGGTCGCGCCCATCGGCGCCTCGCAGCCGACCGCCTCGAGTGTCAGTCCGACCGCGCGACGCAGGATGCCCTCGCGGATCAGCCCGCGGCCTGCCGCCGGATCGGGACCGGTGGTGTCCAGGCGCGCGGCCAACCGCAGGTTGCGTGCGGCCAGCCAGTCGGCAGGATCGGCGCGGGGCAGGGGGACGCTCATCCGCGCGTCCCGGCGCGACGCAGTACGGTGTCCAGTGCGCCGCGCAGCCGCGCCTCGAGGCTGCCGTCGATGCGCACGCTCGGCGCATGCACGCGCAGGTCGCCGCGCGCCAGCGCCGGATCGGCGACCAGGCGGGTTTCGTCCGGCAACGCCAGCAGCGGTGTCAGCGAGGCGATGTCGTCGGGATGCAGGCGCACCTCGACCTCGCGCGCCGCGCCGCCGACTGCGTCGACGGCTTCGGCGACGAGTTCGGCCAGCAGTGTCGGCTCGGCCTCGTAGGCCCGGCCGACCAGACCGCCGGCCACGCGCACGGCCAGTTCGCCGAGCGCGGCGACGACTTCGTTTTCCAGCCGCGCCAGCGGCCGCGAGAAGTTGTCGAGGATGCCCTCGATCTGCGCGGCCAGCCGGCGCATTTCCGCCTGCGCCTGCGCCAGGCCTTCGGCGCGGCCTTGGGCCAGGCCCTCGGCACGGCCTTCGCGCTGGGCGTCGTCGCGGATGCGCTGGATCTCCTCGAGCGAGGGCGGGCGCGGCAGTTCGGCCGGGACTTCGACCGCCGCCGGCGCAGGAGCGGCGCGCGCGTCGAGCGCCGGTGCCAGCCAGCGCACCGCGCCGCTCATACCAGCGCCTCGGCGTTGCCGCCGCCCAGCGTCAGCGCGCCCTCATCGGCGAGCCGGCGCACGATGGTCAGGATCTCCTTCTGCGCCGATTCCACGTCCGACAGCCGGACCGGCCCGCGGGCTTCTATGTCCTCGATCAGGATTTCGGCCGCGCGTTGCGACATGTTGCGGGTGATCTTCTCGCGCACCCGCGGATCGGCGCCGCGCAGCGCGATGCCCAGGCGATCGCCCGAGACTTCGCGCAGCACGATCTGCAGCTCGCGATCGTCGAGCTCGATCAGATCGTCGAATACGAACATCAGGTCCTGGATGCGCTGGCACAGCTGCGGGTCGATCTTGCGGATCGCGCCCAGCAGGCCCTGGTCCTGGCCCGATTCCATGAAGTTGAGAATGTTCGCCGCGACCTTGACCCCACCGACCGCCGACGACTTGAGGTTCTGGTTGCCGGCGAACTGCCGTTCCATGATCTCGTTGAGTTCGTTGAGCGCATTGGGCGGGATGCCGTCGAGCGTGGCGATGCGCAGCAGCACGTCGGCGCGGGTGCGCTCGGGCATCAGCTTGAGCGCATCGGCGGCCTGATCGGCGTCGAGATGCGACATCACGATCGCGATGATCTGCGGGTGCTCGTGGCGCACGAGATCGGCGATCGCGCGCGGGTCCATCCATTTGAGTGTGTCCAGGCCGGTGGTGTTGCGCCCGAGCAGAATGCGGTCGATCAGACTGCCGGCCTTGTCGGCGCCTAGCGCCTGCACCAGCACCGCGCGGATGTAGTCGTCGGCGCCCACGCCGAGCGAGGTCTGCCGTTCCAGCGCGCCGTGGAAGTCGTCCATCACACCGGTGACCTGCTCGCGGCTGACCGGCCCCATGGTCGCCATCGCCAGGCCGAGCTTCTGCACTTCCTTGGCGCCCATGTGCTTGAGCACTTCGGCCGCGTCGGCCTCGCCGAGCGAGAGCAGCAGCACCGCGGCGCGCTGCACGCCGGTCATTTCGCCCAGATCAGGTGGTCGCTTCATCGCCCAGCCATCCCTTCACCACCTGCGCCACGCGCTTGGAATCCGTCTTCACCGCTTCGCGGGCCTGTCGCAGGCGGTCCTCGTAGGCATCGGACGGCAGCGCGATCGCCGCCTGGGCATGTGCCGTTCCGGCCAGTGCGCCGATCTGCGCGATGTCGTCGGCGAGTGCCGGCAAGGCCTCGTCGTCGAGCAGCACGACCTCGGTGGTCTCCGGGTCGGTGGCGCGCCGGGGCTTCGCCGACGGCCCGGTGATCTGACGCACCGCCGGACGGACCACGCCGAACAGCAGCGCCAGCACCACCAGCGCACCAAGTGCGATCCGCGCGATGTCGCGCAGCATCGGCTGCTGCCACCACGGCAGGGCACCCATGTCGTCGAGTGTCTCGCGCACGAATGGTGCGTTCATCACCGACACCACATCGCCGCGGGTCTCGTCGAAGCCGACCGCCTGGCGCACCAGCGCTTCGATGCGCTGCAGTTCGGCTGCAGTCAAGGGCTGCAACGTGGTCGCACCGTCGGCGCCGGTGCGCGGCACGTGGTCGACCAGCACCGCGGCAGTGACCCGGCGGATCCGGCCGCCCGGCTGGCGGGTGTGGCTGAGCGTGCGGTCGAGCTCGTAGTTGCGGGTCGCGCTGCGCGATGATTCGCCCGCGCTACCCGCGGCCGCGGCGACCGCCGCATCGACCGGCGCCGGGTTGGCGGCGGTGTCGGGCAGGTTGCTGGTCGCACCCGGAATGCCCTGCGGACCCGCGGGCGCGCTGTTCTCGCTGGTCTGTTCGCTGCGCAGTTTTGGCGGCTCGGCGTTGTAGAGCTCGCGCGCCTCTTCGCTGACCGAAAAATCCATGTCCACGGTGACCTCGGCATTGACCCGGCCGACGCCAGTCATCGGCTCGAGCAGTTCGCGGATGCGTTGGTTGAATGAAGTCTCCTGGCGCCGCGCCTGCTCGAACTGCTGCGCGCTCATCGCCGCGTCCGGGTCCTGGCGGCTGTCGCTGAGCAGGCGACCGTTCTGGTCGACGATGGTGACTCGCTCGGGCGCGAGGTCGGGGATGCTGGAGGCGACCAGGTGCACGATCGCGTCGACCTGGCCGCGCTCAAGGCTGGCGCCGCCGCGCAGCTCGAGCACCACCGAGGCGCTGGCGGCCTCGCGCTGGCGGGTGAAGGCGCTGGGCTTGGGGATCGCCAGGTGCACGCGGGCATCGCGCACCGGGCGCAGCGCGGCGATCGTGCGCACCAGTTCGGTCTCCAGCGCATGCTGGTAGCGCGCAGTCTCGACGAACTGGCTGACGCCGAAACCCGGATCGCGCTCCATCAGTTCGAAGCCCAGGCGACCCGACTCGGTCAGCCCGGAGCCGGCGAGTTTCAGGCGGGCGTCGTGCACATTCTGCTCGGGCACCGAGATCGCACCGGTCGCCTGGTCGATGCGGAACGGGATCTGCGCGGTGCGCAGCAGGTCGGTGGCCTCGGCCGTGGCCTTGGCGTCGAGGCCGGCGTAGAGCGGCACGTAGCCGGGCGTCTGCGACCAGAAGAACACGATCAGGCCGCCGGCGATGGCCGCGGCCAGCAGCAGCATCTTGCCCAGGCGACGGGCGAGCTGCATCTTCTCCAGCCGGTCGAGCACCTCGACCGCCTTGCCGCCGGCCTTGTCGGCGTTGAAGACATCCTTGGGAAGCGGGATCGCCATGGCTCAGTCGGTCTCCGGTGCCGTCACAGCGGCATGTTCATGACGTCCTGGTACGCCTGTACCAGTCGGTTGCGCACTTCCACAGTGGCGCGGAAGGCCACCTGCGATTGCTGCGAGGCCACCATCACCTTGGCCAGGTCCGCGCCGGGTTCGCCGAGCTCGAACGCGCGCACCAGCGCGCCGCTGCGCTGCTGCGCCGTGTTCACGCCTTCGATCGCGTTGCGCAGCGTCGCGCCGAAGCTCGGACTCGCCGCGGCTGCAACACCGCCCGGCGCCTGCGCGCCGCCCAGGCCCTGGACCGGGATCGCATCCGAGCGCGCGGCATCGGCGGCGATCGTCTCGCGCGCCTGCGCCATGCCGGGCATTTGGCCCTGGTAGCTGCGGATCTGCGAGAGGATCGAATTGACCGAATGGCTCATGGGGGCGGGGTGTCGGAAGCCTGCCGGGACGATGCAAGTCGCGTGCCGCAGGCTTGGCAGCGGTGGCGCCTGAAAGCCGGCGCCGCGCCCGATGCGCGTGTCGCCCGCACGACCAGGGCGCAGGCGTCCGGCTCAGGCCTCGAGGATGCAGCGCAGGGCACACAACGCAGGTGTCCTTTGCGTTCGACGACGCTGGCACGCTCGGCCGACGGGCGCAGCGACGCTGCCACACCGGCGCTGCGCCTCGTCGGCGCGCTGTGACCGTGCCTTGCGCGCCGCTCAGGCGGCCAGTTCGCGCTCGATGCCGTACTTGCGCAGCTTCTCGGCCAAAGTGGTACGACGCAGTCCGAGCAACTGCGCGGCGTGCGCGACGACGCCGTCGCTGCGCTCGAGCGCCTCGCGGATCAGACCCAGCTCGATCCGCGCCATGTGGTCGCGCAGGTCCAGCCCGTCTTCGGGCAACTGCGCAGGCTCGGCCGCGTCCGCGCCCGCCACGGGCGCTTGGGCCTCCGCCATCGGCGCGGCGGGCGCGGCCGGCGTCTCGATCAGATGCTCGCGGTAGCGTTGCGGCAGGTCCTGCACGCGCACCGTGCCGCCCGGGTTGAGGACCGCCAGGCGTTCGACCAGGTTGCTCAACTCGCGCACGTTGCCCGGCCACGCATAGCCGGCCAGGGCGTCGAGCGTGTCGGCCGCGAAGCGGATCTCGCCGCGGCCGTTGCGCGCCAGCTGACCGGCGATCGTCGCGATCAGCTCGGGCAGGTCGTCGCGTCGCTCGCGCAGCGACGGCATCTCGATCGGGAAGACATTGAGCCGGTAGAACAGATCCTCGCGGAACTGACCCTCGCCGATGCGCGCCTCGAGGTCGCGGTGGGTGGCCGCGATCACGCGGACGTCGCAGCGGATCGACTGGTTGCCGCCGACGCGCTCGAAGCAGCGTTCCTGCAGCACGCGCAGCAACTTGACCTGCATCGGCAGGCTCATGTCGCCGATCTCGTCGAGCAGCAGCGTGCCGCCCTCGGCCATCTCGAAGCGGCCCTTGCGCGCCGACAGCGCCCCGGTAAACGCGCCTTTCTCATGGCCGAACAGTTCACTTTCGAGCAGTTCGGCCGGGATCGCGCCGCAGTTGATCGCCACGAACGGGCCATCGCGGCGGGCCGAGCGCTGGTGGATGGCGCGCGCGGCGACCTCCTTGCCGGTGCCCGATTCGCCGAGCACCAGCACGGTGGTGTCGAACGGCGCCACCTGGTCGATCATCCGCCGCAGGCGACGGACCGGCTCGCTGCTGCCGGTCGGTCCGAAGCCCTGATCGGTCGAAGCCTGCCGGTCGGCATCGATGCGCCTGAGGCTGGCGATGCGCAGCAGGTTCTCGAGCTGGGCGTGGCGCAGCGGCGATTCGAGCGTCCACACTCCGGCCTCGTGCAGGTCATGCGCGGCGGCGAACGTCGGCGCCTCGCCGTCGATCAACAGCACCGGCGGCGCGATCCCGGCCTGGCCCAGCCAGCCGAAGAACGCGGACGCGGCGGCATCGTCGGCGGCGATGTCGCCGACCAGCACCGCGACCCAGTCGCTCGGCCGGTGGCGCGTGGTGGAGATCTCGCCGGGCTCGGCGACCCAGCGTGGGCGCAGGTCCATGAACTCGAGCAGCGTGCACAGCCGTTCGGCACGGTCGCCGTCGGCATCGATGACCAGGAGGCGCGGCTCGCTCACGACTGTGCTCCCGGCTCGCCCTGCGGATGGCGCAGGCTTTCGAGGATCTGCATGACTTCCTGGATGTAGGACAGCTTGCTGACGAAATTGTCGGCACCGGCGCGCGTGGCGTGTTCGCGGTGCTCGGCGTCATCGAAGTGGCTGGCGATCACGATGTAGGGCGGGTCGTCCTGCGCTTTGATCAACCGTGCGGCCTGCAGGCCGCCCATCTCGGGCATCGCCAGGTCCATCAGCACCACGTCCGGGCGCAGCGCCTCGGATTGCGCGATCGCCTCCAGGCCGTTGCCGGCGGTGCCGACCACGTCCAGCCAGTCCAGCCGGCGCAGGTGACGAAGCGCGGCGTTGATGAAGCCGTCGTGGTCGTCGACCAGCAGTACTTTGATCTTGTCCATGGGCAGTCTCAGGCCGTTCGGGCCAATGGCGCGGACGCCGGTGCACGGCGCAGGCGCGCGGGCGGAATGTCCAGCTGTTCGCGGTACTTGGCAACCGTCCGGCGCGCGATGTGCACGCCTTGTCGTGCGAGCAGCGCAGCGATCGCGTCGTCGGCCAGCGGGCGGTGGCGCGGCTCGGCCTCGATCAACCGCCGCACCATCGCCCGGACGGCGGCGCCGGAGACCTCCGCGCCTTCCAGGCGGACTGCGAAGAAGCGCTTCATCTCGATCGTGCCGCGTGGTGTCTGCAGGTACTTGCCGGTCGTGATCCGCGACACCGTCGATTCGTGCATGCCGATCGCCTCGGCGACCTCCTTGAGCGTCAGCGGCGCGATGGCTTCCTCGCCCCGGGTCAGGAACGCAGCCTGGCGTTCGACCAGCACGCGCGCGGTGCGCAGCAGCGTGTCGTAGCGCATCGACAGGCCGCGTGCGAACCAGCGCGCTTCCTGCAGCAGTTCGCGCATCGGCGCAGCGGCCTCGCCGCCGTCGGCGAGCATGCGTTCAAAGCCGGCGTTGATCGTCACGCGCGGGGTGGTGAGCGGATTCAATGCGACGCGCCAACCGGCATCGGCATGCCAGACCACGACATCGGGCACCACCGCG from Luteimonas sp. S4-F44 carries:
- a CDS encoding FliH/SctL family protein; its protein translation is MSGAVRWLAPALDARAAPAPAAVEVPAELPRPPSLEEIQRIRDDAQREGRAEGLAQGRAEGLAQAQAEMRRLAAQIEGILDNFSRPLARLENEVVAALGELAVRVAGGLVGRAYEAEPTLLAELVAEAVDAVGGAAREVEVRLHPDDIASLTPLLALPDETRLVADPALARGDLRVHAPSVRIDGSLEARLRGALDTVLRRAGTRG
- the fliG gene encoding flagellar motor switch protein FliG, which encodes MTGVQRAAVLLLSLGEADAAEVLKHMGAKEVQKLGLAMATMGPVSREQVTGVMDDFHGALERQTSLGVGADDYIRAVLVQALGADKAGSLIDRILLGRNTTGLDTLKWMDPRAIADLVRHEHPQIIAIVMSHLDADQAADALKLMPERTRADVLLRIATLDGIPPNALNELNEIMERQFAGNQNLKSSAVGGVKVAANILNFMESGQDQGLLGAIRKIDPQLCQRIQDLMFVFDDLIELDDRELQIVLREVSGDRLGIALRGADPRVREKITRNMSQRAAEILIEDIEARGPVRLSDVESAQKEILTIVRRLADEGALTLGGGNAEALV
- the fliF gene encoding flagellar basal-body MS-ring/collar protein FliF, which encodes MAIPLPKDVFNADKAGGKAVEVLDRLEKMQLARRLGKMLLLAAAIAGGLIVFFWSQTPGYVPLYAGLDAKATAEATDLLRTAQIPFRIDQATGAISVPEQNVHDARLKLAGSGLTESGRLGFELMERDPGFGVSQFVETARYQHALETELVRTIAALRPVRDARVHLAIPKPSAFTRQREAASASVVLELRGGASLERGQVDAIVHLVASSIPDLAPERVTIVDQNGRLLSDSRQDPDAAMSAQQFEQARRQETSFNQRIRELLEPMTGVGRVNAEVTVDMDFSVSEEARELYNAEPPKLRSEQTSENSAPAGPQGIPGATSNLPDTAANPAPVDAAVAAAAGSAGESSRSATRNYELDRTLSHTRQPGGRIRRVTAAVLVDHVPRTGADGATTLQPLTAAELQRIEALVRQAVGFDETRGDVVSVMNAPFVRETLDDMGALPWWQQPMLRDIARIALGALVVLALLFGVVRPAVRQITGPSAKPRRATDPETTEVVLLDDEALPALADDIAQIGALAGTAHAQAAIALPSDAYEDRLRQAREAVKTDSKRVAQVVKGWLGDEATT
- the fliE gene encoding flagellar hook-basal body complex protein FliE, yielding MSHSVNSILSQIRSYQGQMPGMAQARETIAADAARSDAIPVQGLGGAQAPGGVAAAASPSFGATLRNAIEGVNTAQQRSGALVRAFELGEPGADLAKVMVASQQSQVAFRATVEVRNRLVQAYQDVMNMPL
- a CDS encoding sigma-54 dependent transcriptional regulator translates to MSEPRLLVIDADGDRAERLCTLLEFMDLRPRWVAEPGEISTTRHRPSDWVAVLVGDIAADDAAASAFFGWLGQAGIAPPVLLIDGEAPTFAAAHDLHEAGVWTLESPLRHAQLENLLRIASLRRIDADRQASTDQGFGPTGSSEPVRRLRRMIDQVAPFDTTVLVLGESGTGKEVAARAIHQRSARRDGPFVAINCGAIPAELLESELFGHEKGAFTGALSARKGRFEMAEGGTLLLDEIGDMSLPMQVKLLRVLQERCFERVGGNQSIRCDVRVIAATHRDLEARIGEGQFREDLFYRLNVFPIEMPSLRERRDDLPELIATIAGQLARNGRGEIRFAADTLDALAGYAWPGNVRELSNLVERLAVLNPGGTVRVQDLPQRYREHLIETPAAPAAPMAEAQAPVAGADAAEPAQLPEDGLDLRDHMARIELGLIREALERSDGVVAHAAQLLGLRRTTLAEKLRKYGIERELAA
- a CDS encoding response regulator transcription factor; translated protein: MDKIKVLLVDDHDGFINAALRHLRRLDWLDVVGTAGNGLEAIAQSEALRPDVVLMDLAMPEMGGLQAARLIKAQDDPPYIVIASHFDDAEHREHATRAGADNFVSKLSYIQEVMQILESLRHPQGEPGAQS